The following proteins come from a genomic window of Chryseobacterium glaciei:
- a CDS encoding DUF4450 domain-containing protein translates to MRRKSILAGCIILSAYSLSFSQSKHWQNNERELHYKEDKGDFLLVNGKYRFNRALYGDNRASRVEAGDLPEFALYLPGMGGNLQFVIQKGNSIKKLINAERIETRYRPGSMIYNIKDPIFGFGTLKLTVLAQSKEEGLVLKMETSTIDSSTKIYAVYGGASGTTFSRNGDIGADPESGFYLLPEYCLINEYKISKNQFQLNYLNKKKETQIVNGSFSNVNSLQFTDAKTLEKLGEFTQNKNEKYPIIYGSYSAQKQPIYIQISKGKSDKHFSDEELKNIFNESEQSRLNLTNRVQLKTPDSDLNNFGATLAVAADGIWESPTYLHGAVAWRMRLNAWRGAYVADALSWHDRAKEHFESYSNSQVLKPDFAPVEMDTLLHLARHAEKMGNSVFSSGYISRNPNDNTKPHHYDMNLVFFDQMFSHFNYTGDVEFLKKMWPTMVRHMDWEKRNFKRGDLYDAYAAIWASDALQYSGGKVTHTSAYNYRANREMAKLAKIIGENSQPYEKEAESILNAMKNQLWIKNKGYFAEYKDSLGNQILHDKPGIWSIYHVSDAYILNEFEDYQNTQYINNYIPKIPIKVKGEVDKKYYTLSTTNWQPYDWSINNVALAENLQTALAYWQAGRTEDAYLLWKGNLAESMYYGISPGNFEQLSHYDAFRGELYRDFADPIGVAARTLTEGLFGVYPKLLENKISIKPGFPKDWNFAELKLPDWEFNFNQNSKKAEYFFKSNYSKSVALEIQIPVNHTEIKSVQINGKKVDWTINPNSISQPFVQFETPIGKEFKIEINYSGEVLKNEKTDYVSYISENLQLNLDSKKKIKAVFDPQELIKNRKYNQFELIKEERKGTFFVQLEQNGTKWWQPVNINIQYPLQIKWINKTLQIQSKSLNQINGKLSINGLNKTFSAQKNKNTSIEIPTNILSKGTNSIELEYNGIKQNIEITDWEIENKGEFNTISLASKYNESVTQIFNQKYLSPRLNVPTLQLPWQGIGNWCYPLINAQIDDSGLMNKRKSGKVEFLEIPFLIDNSEKNIVFTSQWDNFPRSVEIPISGKGKKIYFLMAGSTNPMQSQIINGKITVQYADGSTTELELKNPTNWWPIEQDLLDDNFAFEIPDDKIPYRVKLKTGELYKGGSLAKYSGIKGFTDRAVEGGSATILDLPIDPNKELKTIKLTAVSNDVVIGMMSVTVLK, encoded by the coding sequence ATGCGAAGAAAATCCATTTTAGCAGGTTGTATCATTTTATCTGCCTATTCACTTTCATTTTCCCAATCGAAACATTGGCAGAACAATGAAAGAGAACTGCATTATAAGGAAGATAAAGGTGATTTTTTATTGGTTAATGGAAAATACCGTTTCAACCGCGCTTTGTATGGAGACAACCGTGCTTCAAGAGTCGAAGCCGGAGATTTACCGGAATTCGCGCTGTATCTTCCCGGAATGGGCGGAAATCTTCAGTTCGTTATTCAAAAAGGGAATTCCATAAAAAAATTGATTAATGCAGAAAGGATTGAAACCCGTTACCGTCCGGGATCAATGATTTACAATATTAAAGATCCGATTTTTGGATTTGGAACTTTAAAACTAACTGTTTTAGCACAATCCAAAGAAGAAGGTTTGGTTTTAAAAATGGAAACTTCAACTATAGATTCCTCAACAAAAATCTACGCAGTTTATGGCGGAGCGAGCGGAACAACTTTCAGCAGAAACGGCGATATTGGCGCAGATCCTGAATCCGGATTTTATCTCTTGCCTGAATATTGTCTAATTAATGAATATAAAATCAGTAAAAATCAGTTTCAATTAAATTATTTAAATAAGAAAAAAGAAACTCAAATCGTTAACGGAAGCTTTTCAAATGTAAATTCTCTTCAATTCACTGATGCAAAAACGTTAGAAAAACTTGGTGAATTTACTCAAAATAAAAACGAAAAATATCCTATTATTTACGGTTCTTATTCAGCACAAAAACAGCCTATTTATATTCAAATTTCAAAAGGAAAATCAGATAAACATTTTTCCGATGAAGAATTGAAGAATATTTTTAATGAATCTGAACAATCTCGTTTAAATTTAACCAACCGAGTTCAGTTAAAAACTCCTGATTCGGATTTAAATAATTTCGGAGCAACTTTAGCCGTTGCCGCAGATGGAATTTGGGAAAGTCCAACCTATCTTCATGGTGCTGTAGCATGGAGAATGCGATTGAATGCGTGGCGTGGTGCTTATGTTGCAGACGCTCTGAGTTGGCACGACCGTGCAAAAGAACATTTTGAAAGCTATTCAAATTCTCAGGTTTTGAAACCAGATTTCGCACCTGTTGAGATGGATACCTTACTTCATTTAGCTCGACATGCCGAAAAAATGGGCAATTCTGTATTTTCAAGCGGATATATTTCGAGAAATCCCAATGACAATACCAAGCCGCATCATTATGATATGAATTTGGTTTTCTTTGATCAGATGTTTTCTCATTTCAATTACACCGGAGACGTTGAGTTTTTAAAGAAAATGTGGCCAACGATGGTTCGTCACATGGATTGGGAAAAACGAAATTTCAAACGTGGCGATCTTTACGATGCATATGCTGCTATTTGGGCGAGTGATGCGTTACAATATTCGGGCGGAAAAGTTACTCATACTTCTGCCTATAATTACAGAGCCAACCGCGAAATGGCAAAATTGGCGAAAATTATTGGCGAAAATTCTCAACCTTACGAAAAAGAAGCCGAATCGATTTTGAACGCCATGAAAAATCAGCTTTGGATTAAAAATAAAGGCTATTTCGCTGAATATAAAGACTCTTTGGGTAATCAAATTCTTCATGATAAGCCCGGAATTTGGTCGATTTATCACGTTTCAGATGCTTATATTCTGAATGAATTTGAAGATTATCAAAACACTCAATATATCAACAATTATATTCCTAAAATTCCAATAAAAGTAAAAGGAGAAGTTGATAAGAAATATTATACTTTGTCGACTACCAACTGGCAGCCATATGACTGGTCGATCAACAATGTAGCTCTGGCGGAGAATTTACAAACTGCCTTGGCATATTGGCAAGCTGGCAGAACTGAAGATGCTTACCTACTTTGGAAAGGCAATTTGGCAGAAAGTATGTATTACGGAATCAGCCCGGGAAATTTTGAGCAATTGTCGCATTACGATGCTTTTCGTGGTGAATTGTACAGAGATTTTGCCGACCCGATTGGTGTTGCTGCAAGAACTTTAACGGAAGGACTTTTCGGGGTTTATCCTAAATTATTAGAAAATAAAATCAGTATTAAACCAGGCTTTCCTAAAGATTGGAATTTTGCTGAGTTGAAACTTCCTGATTGGGAATTTAATTTTAATCAAAACTCAAAAAAGGCAGAATATTTTTTCAAATCAAATTATTCAAAATCGGTTGCTTTGGAAATACAAATTCCTGTGAATCATACCGAAATAAAATCAGTACAAATAAATGGTAAAAAAGTAGATTGGACGATAAATCCAAATTCTATTTCACAACCTTTTGTACAGTTTGAAACTCCGATTGGAAAAGAATTTAAGATTGAAATTAATTATTCAGGAGAAGTATTAAAAAATGAAAAGACAGATTATGTTAGCTACATTTCTGAGAACCTTCAACTTAATTTAGATTCAAAAAAGAAAATTAAAGCAGTTTTTGATCCTCAGGAATTAATTAAAAATAGAAAATACAATCAATTCGAGTTAATTAAAGAAGAAAGAAAAGGAACTTTTTTCGTTCAGTTAGAGCAAAACGGAACCAAATGGTGGCAGCCAGTGAACATCAATATTCAATATCCTTTGCAAATCAAATGGATTAATAAAACGTTACAAATTCAATCAAAATCATTAAATCAGATTAATGGAAAATTGAGTATTAATGGTTTAAATAAAACTTTTTCAGCTCAGAAAAATAAAAATACATCTATTGAAATTCCGACAAATATTTTAAGTAAAGGAACTAATTCTATTGAATTGGAATACAACGGAATTAAGCAAAATATTGAAATTACAGATTGGGAAATTGAAAACAAAGGAGAATTCAACACCATTTCATTAGCTTCAAAATACAATGAAAGCGTAACCCAAATTTTCAATCAAAAATATCTTTCACCAAGGCTAAATGTCCCAACATTACAACTTCCGTGGCAGGGAATTGGAAATTGGTGTTATCCATTAATCAACGCTCAAATCGACGACAGCGGATTGATGAATAAAAGAAAAAGCGGCAAGGTTGAGTTTCTTGAAATCCCTTTTTTAATTGATAATTCGGAGAAAAATATTGTCTTTACGAGTCAGTGGGATAATTTTCCAAGATCGGTTGAAATTCCCATTTCAGGAAAAGGAAAAAAAATCTATTTTCTGATGGCAGGTTCTACGAATCCGATGCAATCACAGATAATTAATGGAAAAATTACCGTTCAATATGCTGATGGTTCGACTACAGAATTAGAACTAAAAAATCCAACCAATTGGTGGCCGATCGAGCAGGATTTGCTTGATGATAATTTTGCCTTTGAAATTCCGGATGATAAAATTCCGTACAGAGTAAAATTAAAAACCGGAGAATTATATAAAGGCGGAAGTTTAGCGAAATATTCAGGCATTAAAGGATTCACAGATCGCGCCGTAGAAGGCGGTTCTGCAACCATTCTGGATTTACCAATTGATCCAAATAAAGAATTAAAAACTATAAAATTAACGGCAGTGAGCAACGATGTTGTCATCGGAATGATGAGCGTTACTGTTCTTAAATAA
- a CDS encoding glycoside hydrolase family 28 protein produces MKKYTLFFLLLLLSIPFSAQYKPWTSAQQPLKEIDALKKQIIKPNFRKQDYLITDFGAIGDGKTKNTEAFKKAIEKCNSEGGGRVVVPKGIFLTGAIYLKSNVNLHVSEGATILFSQDSNDYPIVFTRWEGMECMNYSSLIYAYEEENIAITGKGTLDGNSDNDHWWFWCGAKQYGYNESRPGRQNPARAKLHEYMAQKKDPRERIFGDGHYLRPNFVQPYKSKNFYMADVLVKNSPMWNLNPVLCENVLIERVKIISHGPNNDGFDPEACKNVWIKDSYFDTGDDCIAIKSGRDEDGRGIGKPAENHIIENCEMKDGHGGVVIGSEIAGGAKNIYAIGNVMDSKNLDRALRIKTSSSRGGIIENVFFYNTKVGAYKEAAVRFNMHYEKPGNFIPTIRNIWVENLQVKKGGKYAVLSDAYESSPITDFTMINAKINGVEIPYKVDFLKNVTLKNVTVNGKPLTNFK; encoded by the coding sequence ATGAAAAAATATACTTTATTCTTTCTTTTACTTTTACTATCGATTCCGTTTTCGGCTCAATATAAACCTTGGACTTCAGCACAACAGCCTTTAAAAGAAATTGATGCCTTAAAAAAACAAATTATAAAGCCAAATTTCAGAAAACAAGACTATCTTATTACTGATTTTGGTGCCATTGGTGACGGAAAGACAAAAAATACAGAAGCATTTAAGAAAGCTATTGAAAAATGTAATTCAGAAGGCGGAGGAAGAGTTGTAGTTCCAAAAGGAATTTTCCTGACGGGTGCTATTTATTTAAAAAGTAATGTTAATCTGCATGTGAGTGAAGGTGCTACGATTTTGTTTAGCCAAGACAGTAACGATTATCCTATAGTTTTCACCAGATGGGAAGGAATGGAATGTATGAATTATTCTTCCCTAATTTACGCTTACGAAGAAGAAAATATCGCCATCACCGGAAAAGGAACATTAGACGGAAATTCGGACAACGACCATTGGTGGTTTTGGTGTGGTGCCAAACAATATGGCTACAACGAATCCCGTCCGGGAAGACAAAATCCAGCACGTGCAAAACTTCACGAATATATGGCTCAAAAGAAAGATCCTAGAGAAAGAATTTTTGGAGATGGACATTATCTGAGACCCAATTTTGTTCAGCCTTATAAAAGTAAAAATTTCTACATGGCAGATGTTTTAGTTAAAAACTCTCCAATGTGGAATCTGAACCCTGTGCTTTGCGAAAATGTTTTAATTGAAAGAGTAAAAATAATAAGTCATGGCCCTAATAATGACGGTTTTGATCCTGAAGCCTGTAAAAATGTCTGGATTAAAGATTCTTATTTCGATACCGGAGATGATTGTATTGCCATAAAATCAGGAAGAGACGAAGATGGAAGAGGTATCGGAAAACCAGCAGAAAATCACATCATCGAAAACTGTGAAATGAAAGACGGGCATGGTGGCGTTGTCATCGGGAGCGAAATTGCAGGCGGAGCAAAAAACATTTACGCCATAGGAAATGTGATGGACAGTAAAAATCTTGACAGAGCTTTAAGAATTAAAACCAGCTCAAGCCGTGGTGGAATCATTGAAAACGTATTTTTCTACAACACAAAAGTTGGCGCCTATAAAGAAGCAGCGGTGCGTTTCAATATGCATTATGAAAAACCCGGTAATTTTATTCCGACTATCAGAAATATTTGGGTAGAAAACTTACAGGTGAAGAAAGGCGGAAAATATGCTGTTCTTTCTGATGCTTACGAATCTTCACCGATAACAGATTTCACGATGATCAATGCCAAAATTAATGGCGTTGAGATTCCGTATAAAGTGGATTTCTTGAAAAATGTGACACTGAAAAATGTAACCGTTAACGGAAAACCTTTAACCAATTTTAAATAA
- a CDS encoding methyltransferase domain-containing protein produces MPWNPDIYNQFKNIRFKPFFDLADLIKDEKQMKAIDLGCGTGEQTAILTEKFPNATFVGIDSSSEMLEKSKTLENDRLHFQKATTEEILNRDENWDLIFSNAALQWSDDHQTLFPKLISKLKTDSQLAIQMPYQPGNILNQILFEMADEEPFKSQLNNWNRPSAVLTIDEYAQILFDNGIEDLNLSQKVYPIIAEDHESLFNFISGSALIPYLEKLDEEQQKIFTTKFKERIAKNFPKLPAIYSFKRVLMYGRKK; encoded by the coding sequence ATGCCTTGGAATCCTGACATTTATAATCAATTTAAAAATATACGTTTCAAACCATTTTTTGATCTTGCAGATCTTATTAAAGATGAAAAACAAATGAAAGCAATTGATCTGGGTTGCGGAACAGGTGAACAAACCGCCATTCTTACAGAGAAATTTCCAAACGCAACATTCGTTGGAATTGATTCTTCAAGTGAAATGTTGGAAAAATCTAAAACGCTTGAAAACGACCGGCTTCATTTCCAAAAAGCAACGACCGAAGAAATTTTGAACCGTGATGAAAATTGGGATCTTATTTTCAGTAATGCTGCTTTGCAATGGTCTGACGATCATCAAACTTTGTTTCCAAAATTGATCTCGAAATTGAAAACTGATAGTCAGTTAGCTATCCAAATGCCTTATCAGCCAGGAAATATTCTTAATCAAATTTTGTTTGAAATGGCTGATGAAGAACCTTTTAAATCACAATTAAACAATTGGAATCGCCCTTCTGCAGTTCTCACGATCGATGAATATGCCCAGATTTTATTTGATAATGGAATTGAAGATCTGAATCTGTCTCAAAAAGTCTATCCAATTATCGCGGAAGATCATGAGTCTTTATTTAATTTTATTTCAGGATCGGCTTTGATACCTTATTTGGAGAAATTGGATGAAGAGCAACAAAAAATTTTCACAACAAAATTTAAAGAAAGAATTGCGAAAAATTTTCCGAAACTTCCGGCTATTTATTCTTTTAAAAGAGTTTTGATGTATGGGAGAAAAAAGTAA
- a CDS encoding metallophosphoesterase: protein MIWNINEARIMILSYFSKMKIQIISDLHQEFGFTDLSFDNADLVILAGDVNLGTKGIEWIKTKIPNKPVIYVLGNHEYYKGSYPKTLNKIKAAAQDSNVFVLEDSFIDIDGIRFHGATLWTDFSIFGNPMYYGMICQPKMNDYKKITRDPSYSKLRTIDTFKIHQFSKLWLQESLENSKGLKNIVVTHHAPSIQSVPEQYKEDPITSAYASNLEDFIVEHQPLYWIHGHIHTPCRYKIGETEIICNPHGYIDEKYNGYDKELMIEI, encoded by the coding sequence ATGATCTGGAACATAAATGAAGCAAGAATTATGATTCTTTCTTATTTTAGCAAAATGAAAATACAAATCATCAGCGACTTACACCAGGAATTTGGATTCACCGATCTATCTTTTGATAATGCTGATTTGGTGATACTCGCTGGCGATGTAAATTTGGGAACAAAAGGAATTGAATGGATCAAAACAAAAATTCCCAATAAACCTGTAATTTACGTATTGGGAAATCATGAATATTATAAAGGTTCTTATCCAAAAACACTGAATAAAATAAAGGCAGCCGCTCAGGATTCCAATGTTTTTGTGCTTGAAGATTCTTTTATAGATATTGATGGAATTCGTTTTCACGGGGCAACATTGTGGACAGATTTTTCAATATTCGGAAATCCAATGTATTACGGAATGATCTGTCAGCCCAAAATGAACGATTATAAAAAGATAACACGCGATCCTTCTTATTCAAAATTAAGAACGATTGATACTTTTAAAATTCATCAGTTTTCAAAATTATGGTTACAGGAAAGCCTTGAGAATTCAAAGGGGTTGAAAAATATTGTGGTTACACATCATGCGCCAAGTATTCAGTCTGTTCCTGAGCAGTATAAAGAAGATCCGATAACCTCAGCATATGCTTCCAACCTTGAAGATTTTATTGTAGAACATCAACCGTTGTATTGGATTCACGGGCATATTCACACACCTTGCAGATATAAAATTGGAGAAACTGAAATCATCTGTAACCCTCATGGTTATATCGATGAAAAATACAATGGTTACGATAAAGAATTGATGATTGAGATTTAA
- a CDS encoding DUF2652 domain-containing protein: MKNTNIHEGIILIPDFNGFTEFVFNTKLYTGQYIVRELLSTLLEVNDQHFDISEIEGDAILFYKYDSKPSFQTVSKLLKKMRNAFNRKVEELSEILNTSIDLSLKFIVHYGKFSQYNIGNFKKLYGPTVVEAHQLLKNDFAEQPSYALFSHSFLDKSNDFENGSNGQLYLPEVGVIQYFEKIKQHI; this comes from the coding sequence ATGAAAAATACAAATATACACGAGGGAATCATACTCATTCCGGACTTCAATGGGTTTACAGAATTTGTATTCAATACGAAATTGTATACAGGTCAATATATTGTAAGAGAGCTACTTTCCACTTTGTTGGAAGTGAATGATCAGCATTTTGATATTTCAGAAATTGAGGGTGATGCGATTTTATTTTATAAATATGATTCAAAACCATCGTTTCAAACTGTTTCAAAATTGCTTAAGAAAATGAGGAATGCTTTTAACAGAAAGGTTGAGGAATTAAGTGAGATTTTGAATACTTCTATTGATTTGTCATTAAAATTCATTGTTCATTACGGTAAATTTTCTCAGTACAATATTGGTAATTTTAAAAAATTGTATGGGCCGACGGTTGTAGAAGCCCATCAATTGCTTAAAAATGATTTTGCAGAACAGCCTTCTTATGCTTTATTTAGCCATTCTTTTCTTGATAAAAGCAATGATTTTGAGAATGGTTCTAATGGTCAGTTATATTTACCGGAGGTTGGTGTAATTCAATATTTTGAAAAAATAAAACAGCATATTTAA